A single window of Chloroflexota bacterium DNA harbors:
- a CDS encoding EamA family transporter yields the protein MSSLLTARVSARFARQSGIFIIVLAAILWGTVGVTTRGVFTLSETTALTVAFLRLAVALPALALTAAAVLGRRALVARPRHLLLMAGAGTMLALYQLCYFGAIQRVGVAAATLVTLCAAPVIVALVSTTFLGERATRQLLLAAGLAIGGTILLVSPGETSAGNGETTLGVLLALGSATGYALIAMVSRTLARVAHPLTSMTVSFAFGAAALLPALLLEGLHLSFTPAAWGLLVYLGVVPSALAYVLFTIGMRTTVATVASLVTLIEPLTAALLAWLIFGEQLGPLALVGGMLLLGAVLLLTRE from the coding sequence ATGTCATCGCTTCTGACTGCTCGTGTCTCGGCGCGCTTCGCGAGGCAGAGCGGCATCTTCATCATCGTGCTGGCAGCGATCCTCTGGGGGACGGTCGGCGTGACGACGCGCGGCGTCTTCACGCTCTCGGAGACCACCGCGCTGACGGTGGCGTTTCTGCGGCTGGCGGTGGCGCTGCCCGCCCTGGCGCTGACGGCGGCGGCTGTCCTCGGGCGGCGTGCCCTCGTCGCCCGGCCGCGCCACCTGCTCCTGATGGCTGGCGCGGGGACCATGCTGGCGCTCTACCAGTTGTGCTACTTCGGCGCGATCCAGCGCGTCGGCGTGGCTGCAGCGACGCTGGTGACGCTCTGCGCCGCGCCGGTCATCGTCGCGCTGGTCTCCACGACGTTCCTCGGGGAGCGGGCGACGCGTCAACTGCTGCTGGCGGCCGGACTGGCCATCGGCGGCACGATCCTGCTGGTCAGCCCTGGAGAGACGTCCGCGGGCAACGGCGAGACGACGCTCGGCGTGCTGCTCGCGCTCGGCTCGGCGACGGGGTACGCCCTGATCGCGATGGTGAGCCGCACGCTGGCCCGGGTCGCGCACCCGCTCACGTCGATGACGGTCAGCTTCGCGTTCGGCGCGGCGGCCTTGCTGCCGGCGCTGCTGCTGGAGGGTCTGCACCTCTCGTTCACGCCGGCTGCGTGGGGGCTGCTCGTGTACCTGGGGGTCGTGCCGTCGGCGCTGGCCTACGTGCTGTTCACCATCGGGATGCGGACAACGGTCGCGACCGTCGCCAGCCTGGTGACGCTGATCGAGCCGTTGACGGCGGCGCTGCTGGCGTGGCTGATCTTCGGGGAGCAGCTCGGGCCGCTGGCGCTCGTCGGGGGAATGCTGCTGCTGGGCGCGGTGCTGCTGCTGACGCGGGAATAG